The Candidatus Zixiibacteriota bacterium genome includes a window with the following:
- a CDS encoding GSU2204 family CXXCH-containing (seleno)protein, with protein sequence MRKSLILITIALLLCLSPLVGAQSEEETTTTAQVWIGAGYSDFSDYRKKVFEFGPANEDVDPELGINYLSIGPNSIMRFNGRYTDSENMFGNFSTTVADVFKARILLRSFTRNLGQDLLENIEAREFLGYVADPSNPGDSIQSLGGKSLTHDLTDAGADYFVNRDEILSQFEVLLSHKNNVRLVAAHRSILEKGSEQKIASNHCFSCHLTSREAQVNKQTHMIEAGIEAEAAGVDFGYTFGYRKFRSEAIDVSAYYDPAKHPVNGSSGAEYSSRMIYSDETLVYSTEPEIEKMSHKVRVKGDFGAGRFSSAVGFSRTENKKTELAAKAWTGALNYTVPLSSKMRLVTKASGVRQRSDDPFIDLPTFREGRTGVTKSFDYIRYSALDRMVATGSAELITRVNPKATVSILAGLKRTDRYDYPELDDGITSNQFFGQARLHYRKGLRYSTTLKYRFEKTSDPWINGRGLFEKSGWETPSIWRELPGFAFIFYYQREDLRYQEITTLPTDEHRIEWSSTWRPDLKTTLNLGVRAQFDKNNDLDSLDVKHSKIQPNLALTYMPNAGISLTAGYTYDFSKSRLPVAVALFDGUAGHLFTDTVSVDGTDYAIPKHFGSEYAMVDYENKAHNFYLNINIAPIEKLQMHGSINYNLSKASLDEVIMPDITTREGFDLYHQDFGFEHMHEYSDLDFELLTLGAGFEYLLAAGLTFTVDVTYADLKDNAAYVYGDESGSYLAVLTGFRFDF encoded by the coding sequence ATGAGAAAATCATTGATATTGATTACCATCGCTCTTCTGTTATGCCTGTCGCCGCTGGTCGGTGCGCAGTCGGAAGAAGAGACGACAACTACTGCTCAAGTCTGGATTGGCGCGGGCTATTCGGATTTTTCGGACTACCGCAAGAAGGTGTTCGAATTCGGTCCGGCCAATGAAGATGTCGATCCGGAACTGGGCATCAACTACCTGTCGATTGGCCCGAACAGCATCATGCGTTTCAACGGTCGCTATACCGATAGCGAAAACATGTTCGGGAATTTTTCGACTACGGTAGCTGATGTTTTCAAAGCCCGGATTCTGTTGCGTTCATTCACTCGGAATCTTGGCCAGGACCTTTTGGAGAACATTGAAGCTCGGGAATTTCTCGGTTACGTTGCTGATCCGTCAAATCCCGGAGATTCGATTCAGAGCCTGGGAGGTAAATCCCTGACCCATGATCTGACCGATGCGGGGGCTGATTATTTCGTCAATCGTGATGAGATCCTCAGTCAGTTCGAGGTGCTGTTGTCGCATAAGAACAACGTGCGGCTGGTGGCGGCTCATCGGTCTATTTTGGAGAAGGGATCCGAACAGAAGATCGCCAGCAATCACTGTTTCAGTTGCCATTTGACTTCGCGTGAAGCTCAAGTAAACAAGCAGACTCACATGATTGAGGCCGGGATCGAAGCGGAAGCGGCCGGGGTAGATTTCGGTTATACCTTCGGCTATCGCAAGTTCCGGTCGGAGGCGATCGATGTCTCGGCTTACTATGATCCGGCGAAACATCCGGTCAACGGCAGTTCCGGCGCTGAGTATTCATCGCGGATGATATATAGCGATGAAACTCTGGTGTATTCAACCGAGCCGGAGATCGAGAAGATGTCGCATAAGGTTCGCGTCAAAGGTGATTTTGGCGCCGGACGGTTTTCGAGTGCTGTCGGTTTCAGCCGGACAGAAAACAAAAAAACCGAACTGGCTGCCAAGGCCTGGACCGGCGCTTTGAACTATACTGTGCCGTTGTCTTCGAAGATGCGGCTGGTAACCAAAGCCTCGGGTGTCAGGCAGCGGTCCGATGATCCGTTTATCGACCTGCCGACTTTCCGCGAGGGCCGCACCGGGGTGACGAAATCGTTCGATTATATCCGCTATTCAGCCCTGGATCGGATGGTTGCCACGGGATCGGCTGAGTTGATCACTCGTGTCAATCCGAAGGCCACCGTCTCGATTTTAGCCGGATTGAAACGGACTGATCGGTATGATTATCCCGAACTCGACGACGGTATTACCTCAAATCAGTTCTTCGGCCAGGCCAGGCTGCATTATCGTAAGGGCTTGCGCTATTCGACCACACTCAAGTATCGGTTCGAGAAAACTTCCGATCCCTGGATTAACGGTCGCGGACTGTTTGAAAAGTCGGGCTGGGAAACGCCGTCAATCTGGCGTGAGCTGCCCGGTTTTGCGTTCATTTTCTATTATCAACGAGAAGACCTGCGGTATCAGGAGATCACTACTCTGCCTACGGATGAACACCGGATCGAATGGAGTTCGACCTGGCGGCCGGATTTGAAAACCACGCTCAATCTGGGTGTGCGGGCTCAGTTCGACAAGAATAATGATCTGGATTCGTTGGATGTGAAGCATTCGAAGATTCAGCCGAATCTCGCGTTGACTTATATGCCCAACGCCGGAATTTCACTGACCGCCGGTTATACCTACGATTTCAGCAAATCGCGTTTGCCTGTTGCCGTAGCGCTTTTCGATGGCTGAGCGGGCCATCTCTTTACCGACACCGTGAGTGTCGATGGGACCGACTATGCCATCCCGAAACACTTTGGCTCCGAATATGCCATGGTGGACTACGAAAACAAGGCTCACAATTTCTATCTGAATATCAACATCGCACCGATCGAGAAACTGCAAATGCACGGATCGATCAATTACAATCTGTCAAAAGCCTCGCTTGATGAAGTGATCATGCCCGATATAACCACGCGTGAAGGGTTCGATCTCTACCATCAGGATTTCGGCTTCGAGCACATGCATGAATACTCGGATCTCGATTTCGAGTTACTTACACTGGGCGCCGGATTCGAGTACCTTTTGGCAGCCGGTTTGACTTTCACGGTCGACGTGACCTACGCCGACCTGAAAGACAATGCCGCTTACGTGTACGGCGATGAAAGCGGATCGTACCTGGCGGTACTGACCGGATTCAGATTCGATTTCTAA
- a CDS encoding TetR/AcrR family transcriptional regulator encodes MVEKATELFSRYGYDKVTVKQLATSCGITEPAVYRHFKSKGSLYEAVLESIQHRLNTDQLFECLKNERDLEKLLTTIAEHILAVFRENEDLCRLLLFCTLTGHAEAKKVFNMIRGPYVQFLKNQLDLLLSEGLIIKKDNEITARCFIGGVFDCALGCTVWKGYQGRELKPTDAIANNVPIYVRGLKA; translated from the coding sequence ATAGTCGAAAAAGCGACTGAACTGTTTAGCCGCTATGGTTACGATAAGGTAACCGTCAAGCAGTTGGCTACTTCCTGTGGTATTACTGAACCGGCTGTGTACCGCCATTTCAAGAGCAAGGGATCGTTGTATGAAGCGGTCCTGGAATCCATTCAACATCGCTTGAACACGGATCAGCTTTTTGAATGCCTGAAGAATGAAAGAGACCTCGAGAAACTCCTGACCACTATAGCCGAACACATTCTCGCGGTTTTTCGCGAGAATGAAGATCTTTGTCGCCTGTTGCTGTTTTGCACGCTGACCGGTCACGCTGAGGCGAAGAAAGTGTTCAATATGATTCGCGGTCCCTACGTGCAGTTCCTGAAAAATCAACTTGATTTGTTACTGAGTGAGGGATTAATCATAAAGAAGGACAACGAGATCACAGCGCGTTGTTTCATCGGGGGAGTTTTTGACTGTGCGTTGGGATGCACGGTCTGGAAGGGATACCAGGGGCGAGAGCTCAAACCCACGGATGCTATCGCTAATAACGTCCCCATTTATGTGAGGGGATTGAAAGCATAA
- a CDS encoding formate dehydrogenase subunit gamma, with translation MQKRSRSILWLCVSICLLSAGSLSAQHPAINLLDHNGEVIDPINGENDDQPFSTAMTCGMCHDYEEITSGYHFQMGWDVIADDFGDSTGQPWSLSNGFMGKWYPFAYRQLAHKHNESSDDIDLTVYDFVGFSSSSSNVLPCGACHPGGGGLEYDREGNRYDEYLAENPDLRDSLDGDYYHSNWDKSGVVEADCFVCHFKGYNFDERVTQLKQGNYRWAATAGTMIGFVSGSVKSGREPRVTYNKRFFNDDGTITLDMSGPPPSDNCVFCHGASAVSKRGFTWNDIYNPDVHNQQGVTCIGCHPAGPDHQFAKGDANSSTVADALDNNIKDCKECHYTGFLGASVPRHSSIRPSHLEKISCEGCHIPSLGRAAAVGFDVTSGEQVLYVKPDSVRSIGDRGDWSPTYERRHNKELYPLNSVQGVWWANMTADSVLYPLFLREQEKGWKMMTDVITDDNNDGEPEINRPEEITAGLKTMAESLVGNARLDQIHPVLIKGNKAWHLGENGQAEILLDSVPSSVDFSISHNVAPAREAFGANGCLDCHDAKASFFKGKRVIDMYAADGLPVTINNGRRFGCNPLSFAVNSFHQQILSPLVSIGIIVLVFLVTAHYHRYGPKRIPFVPNSGEVRRFTTTEQAVHNFRLIAFIILGGTGIILAQNLILWQELFFRSPQEMLWVHIISGIVFIVTTAIGAVLWFKDALFASYDRDWVKRIGGYLGYKGDVPAGRFNAGQKAFYWYTLLFGGIMAVTGIILIFKDAFPLSVICLTSTIHNLIGFILIAGVLSHAYLGTVANPGTWRILVDGYVTREWARHHHRQWYDKLVHDGEIDELDETSEENEKDDSDDGNHVDDDEEQDR, from the coding sequence ATGCAGAAGCGATCACGTTCTATACTATGGCTATGTGTATCAATTTGTCTGCTTTCAGCCGGTTCCCTGTCGGCACAACATCCGGCTATCAACCTGCTGGACCACAACGGTGAGGTGATCGATCCGATCAACGGAGAGAATGACGATCAGCCGTTCAGCACGGCCATGACCTGCGGCATGTGTCATGATTACGAGGAAATAACCTCAGGTTATCATTTTCAGATGGGTTGGGATGTGATCGCCGATGATTTCGGTGATTCAACCGGTCAGCCGTGGAGTCTGTCAAACGGATTTATGGGGAAATGGTATCCGTTCGCCTATCGTCAACTAGCCCACAAACACAACGAGTCTTCGGATGATATCGATCTGACTGTTTATGATTTCGTCGGTTTTTCGAGTTCATCGAGTAACGTTCTTCCCTGCGGCGCCTGTCATCCGGGTGGCGGCGGTCTCGAATACGATCGGGAGGGGAATCGTTATGACGAGTACCTCGCTGAAAATCCGGATTTACGTGATTCACTCGACGGAGATTATTACCACAGCAATTGGGACAAAAGCGGTGTGGTCGAGGCGGACTGTTTCGTTTGCCATTTCAAGGGATACAATTTTGACGAACGGGTAACGCAGTTGAAGCAGGGAAACTATCGCTGGGCCGCTACCGCCGGAACGATGATCGGTTTTGTCAGCGGCTCCGTAAAAAGCGGTCGTGAGCCCAGGGTGACTTATAACAAGCGTTTTTTCAACGATGATGGAACCATCACCCTTGATATGTCCGGACCGCCTCCGTCTGATAACTGCGTTTTTTGTCATGGGGCTTCGGCCGTGAGCAAGCGTGGTTTTACCTGGAATGATATTTACAATCCCGATGTACACAATCAGCAGGGAGTAACCTGTATCGGTTGTCATCCGGCCGGGCCCGACCACCAGTTCGCCAAAGGTGACGCCAACTCTTCAACGGTAGCCGATGCTCTGGACAACAACATCAAAGATTGCAAGGAATGCCATTATACCGGTTTTTTAGGCGCCAGTGTGCCAAGACATTCCTCGATCCGTCCCTCACATCTCGAAAAAATTTCATGTGAAGGATGTCATATCCCCAGCCTCGGTCGGGCTGCGGCAGTCGGATTCGATGTGACCTCCGGAGAGCAGGTGTTATATGTCAAACCCGATTCGGTAAGATCAATTGGAGATCGTGGTGATTGGTCACCTACCTATGAGCGTCGTCATAATAAAGAGCTTTATCCGCTGAACAGTGTCCAGGGAGTCTGGTGGGCCAATATGACCGCCGACTCTGTGCTTTATCCGCTCTTCCTGCGTGAGCAGGAAAAGGGGTGGAAAATGATGACAGACGTCATAACCGATGACAACAACGACGGCGAACCGGAGATTAACCGCCCCGAAGAAATTACGGCAGGTTTGAAAACAATGGCCGAATCTCTTGTCGGCAACGCTCGTCTGGATCAGATTCATCCGGTTCTGATTAAGGGAAACAAGGCCTGGCATCTGGGTGAGAATGGACAGGCTGAGATCCTGCTTGATTCGGTTCCCTCCAGTGTCGACTTCTCGATCAGTCATAACGTTGCCCCGGCTCGTGAGGCCTTCGGCGCCAACGGATGTCTCGATTGCCATGACGCCAAAGCCTCGTTTTTCAAGGGGAAACGAGTGATCGACATGTATGCCGCCGACGGTCTTCCGGTTACGATCAACAACGGGCGTCGGTTCGGTTGCAATCCGCTTTCGTTTGCGGTCAATTCTTTCCACCAGCAGATTCTCAGCCCGCTGGTCAGTATCGGGATTATCGTTTTGGTGTTTCTCGTTACGGCTCATTACCATCGCTACGGTCCAAAGCGTATTCCGTTCGTGCCGAACAGCGGTGAGGTACGCCGCTTCACCACCACCGAACAGGCTGTGCACAATTTCCGTCTGATCGCTTTTATTATCCTCGGAGGCACCGGGATTATTCTGGCACAAAACCTGATTTTATGGCAGGAGTTATTTTTCAGATCACCGCAGGAGATGCTTTGGGTTCATATCATCTCCGGCATCGTATTCATCGTTACCACGGCCATCGGAGCGGTACTGTGGTTCAAGGATGCCCTGTTCGCATCGTACGATCGTGACTGGGTTAAGCGGATTGGCGGCTATCTCGGTTATAAAGGTGATGTTCCTGCCGGTCGCTTCAATGCCGGGCAGAAGGCGTTTTACTGGTATACTCTCCTGTTCGGCGGCATTATGGCTGTTACCGGTATCATATTGATTTTCAAGGATGCCTTCCCGTTATCGGTTATTTGCCTCACGTCAACGATTCACAATCTGATCGGATTCATTCTGATTGCCGGTGTTTTGTCGCACGCCTACCTTGGCACCGTAGCCAATCCCGGCACCTGGCGGATTCTGGTTGACGGTTATGTCACGCGTGAGTGGGCGCGCCATCATCATCGTCAATGGTACGATAAGCTGGTTCATGACGGTGAAATTGACGAACTCGATGAAACGTCCGAGGAGAATGAAAAGGATGACTCCGATGACGGAAATCACGTCGATGACGATGAGGAGCAAGATCGGTAA
- a CDS encoding DmsE family decaheme c-type cytochrome: protein MNRFEPARQRGTPLKLLLIVCALVAFAAFVAPATWAVPDDVCAECHDDVAEAFSSTAHGHYFSGQAESWRGTCESCHGSGTEHVESGGEPDLIMNPARSDELSSSQTCLSCHRGHRFDDWSFSAHKNAGITCAGCHTVHQPAAESALPTEEKCYTCHSNVRAAAHMPSKHPIGAGLLSCKDCHGVHGEEVALTMDGSRRELCFTCHADKEGPFVYEHAPVMEDCMICHTPHGSVANNLLKQNEPALCISCHPMHFHATVESADGAFSTPQAPERAGVSDRDSFKRGMTTKCTQCHTEIHGSDLPSQAISTGGNTLTR from the coding sequence ATGAATCGTTTCGAACCAGCCAGACAACGAGGAACACCGCTTAAACTACTCCTAATTGTCTGCGCCCTGGTCGCTTTTGCGGCTTTTGTTGCACCGGCGACCTGGGCGGTGCCGGACGATGTCTGCGCCGAATGCCATGATGATGTGGCTGAGGCGTTTTCGTCAACTGCGCACGGGCACTATTTCTCGGGTCAGGCGGAGTCCTGGCGCGGGACATGCGAGTCATGTCATGGCTCCGGAACGGAACATGTCGAGTCCGGGGGAGAACCGGATTTGATCATGAATCCGGCTCGGAGCGACGAACTGTCAAGCAGTCAGACCTGTCTGAGCTGTCATCGCGGTCATCGTTTTGACGACTGGTCCTTCTCAGCGCACAAAAACGCCGGGATTACCTGTGCCGGTTGTCATACGGTACACCAACCGGCAGCGGAATCGGCACTTCCGACCGAGGAGAAATGCTATACCTGTCACAGCAATGTGCGGGCGGCAGCTCACATGCCTTCGAAACACCCGATCGGTGCGGGTCTGCTGTCCTGTAAGGACTGCCACGGTGTCCACGGCGAGGAAGTAGCGCTTACCATGGACGGCTCCAGGCGCGAATTGTGTTTCACTTGTCATGCCGACAAGGAAGGACCGTTCGTGTACGAGCATGCTCCGGTAATGGAAGATTGTATGATCTGCCATACGCCGCACGGTTCCGTGGCCAACAACCTGCTCAAACAAAACGAGCCGGCTCTGTGTATAAGTTGCCATCCGATGCATTTCCATGCCACCGTGGAGAGCGCCGATGGTGCTTTCAGTACACCGCAGGCTCCGGAACGAGCGGGTGTGTCCGACCGCGACAGTTTCAAACGCGGCATGACCACCAAATGCACTCAATGTCACACTGAGATCCACGGCAGCGATCTTCCGTCGCAAGCCATCTCAACCGGCGGCAACACTTTGACCAGGTAA
- a CDS encoding PAS domain S-box protein encodes MLQPEFDKLDTSTTTGPEARKDTHGGHRLPLWTWFISFPITFSLVIGSYLLQSNPMLFGWYLPFLVSTALVFWWGFRILPGCFIGSVAGAVVLGMPWHVALVAGLTDVTVPMLAYVLFGLFLRGDFRLSDLRSITRFLLAADLIPLFIGAVLRVITLSLPGEIAPERFWSVVTDYWTAGVLGSYVVTIPMLIYFSGRLMARGLCPGEPSDTSPGLLPSEFQSEGHHLAVLFIFGGVAALSMIIPIQAQSLIYGVFIIAAALYFGVTIAIASSIWTVLLTLFLPLASRQEIIVDNFWSTPGDIHFHLLLLCTAGLIVGRTSSDAREKTLQSERNRRLLQDAEAFTRAVIEHSPIGISVRDRNGNLLLYNDAWLKIWDIWENDLDDYLHRKRDKLELDNRDSYLGTYREAVTRVYHEGGRLVIPEIQIESRRKKGVRWVSQYFQAITDAEGKVDRVVILTIDATERHRAEQAMHCSEDKYRTLWESIPLGLFRTLPSGRFLSANPAAVKMFGYNSEQEVLEILAGDLYCDPKVRVEATRSLRFENSRLKHQIQLKRKDGSTFWATSSVQATTNSRGEIIHFDGVLEDITPQRQAEQDWRESERKYRELVEHAQIAIVEDDVEGNFTFLNHKFSELLGYSLSELSRMKVFDIILPDDRDKVMRIHSDRYNDLEPVTRYEFRGLRKDGSTIYLETSVTELRHDDKITGSRAYIWDVSERKRAEYSRLESEERYRRLVENATEGIVVTQQDMVRFVNPIMEKTSGYTANEVIGHRFTEFLTTEDHDRVLAYNMQRYKRKLANADVGEIRIVRRDGSIIWYSSSSCLIEWDGAPATLTFLTDITDQRKTLQALRESEEKFRLLSEQSFMGILILQDDLIRYANEATAKIFNADQRKLVGYEFSNLLKSVHPSDVVVARRHSRQDMLDRNLAASQATYRVNAGNSGIHWVEQHCKSIEFGGKCATFVTLLDITERVDNMKQLIRLSTAVEQSATMISIVDIDGSVAFVNPEYCKVTGFTSDELVGHQCEMLGKPAREKELYNKMWEAVGARQTWSGSVSCHRKDGDEFWKRLTVSPIIDDNDELIGCLTVGEDMTREMRTQQKLTEVEKLSAVGMLAAGVAHEFRNYLAGIIGNASFARENLEESGDLNMACETLDQIVDIGEKANDLTLSLLSYSRVSAHNARPENLKDLILNTLRLVKKEMQVRSVTLHMALEDVPPVDVTAAKIQQLLINLLINAQQAIKGAGVVSVALTADDSHAYVKVADTGAGIPRENLARVFDPFFSTKGVWGKDEQHGVGMGLAICRNIAREHGGELTVESVIDKGTTFTLSLPLQQLCDKGGISVTGDRRCRIVCISLNNSVLSKYRDEAAAAGAELSLEVPVEREDNSNLPDLVICDARYAGKMELIRMAESCRCINVPYVLVNCGGLDYELDNLFETARARFPEVPSLSDLMNLLEVRASQEESCSG; translated from the coding sequence ATGTTACAACCTGAATTCGACAAGTTGGATACAAGCACTACCACCGGCCCTGAGGCTCGAAAGGATACTCATGGCGGTCATCGTCTGCCGTTATGGACCTGGTTCATCTCCTTTCCGATCACTTTCTCCTTGGTGATCGGTTCGTATCTCTTGCAGTCGAATCCGATGTTGTTTGGTTGGTATTTGCCGTTCTTAGTTTCTACCGCATTGGTATTCTGGTGGGGATTCAGAATTCTCCCGGGTTGTTTTATCGGTTCAGTCGCCGGCGCTGTGGTTTTGGGGATGCCCTGGCATGTTGCCTTGGTTGCCGGTTTGACCGATGTGACCGTTCCTATGCTGGCGTATGTTCTGTTTGGTTTATTTCTCCGAGGCGATTTCCGTTTATCCGATCTTCGATCAATAACCAGATTTCTCCTGGCGGCCGATTTAATTCCGTTGTTCATCGGCGCTGTTCTTCGTGTGATCACACTATCGTTACCGGGAGAGATTGCACCGGAACGTTTCTGGTCTGTCGTAACTGACTATTGGACCGCGGGTGTTCTTGGGTCTTATGTCGTCACCATCCCGATGCTGATCTATTTCAGCGGTCGTCTTATGGCTCGTGGTCTTTGTCCGGGAGAACCATCCGATACGTCCCCCGGTCTTTTACCGTCCGAGTTCCAGTCCGAAGGACATCATCTGGCAGTGTTGTTTATTTTTGGCGGTGTGGCAGCTCTGTCGATGATTATACCGATCCAGGCGCAGTCGCTTATTTATGGAGTTTTCATCATTGCTGCAGCGCTCTATTTCGGGGTGACAATAGCTATCGCTTCCTCGATTTGGACGGTACTGCTTACGCTGTTTTTACCACTTGCCTCAAGGCAGGAGATTATCGTCGATAATTTCTGGAGCACCCCCGGTGATATACATTTCCATTTGCTTTTACTTTGTACTGCCGGTTTGATCGTTGGAAGAACGTCATCAGATGCACGCGAGAAGACACTCCAGAGTGAGCGTAACCGACGTCTTTTACAAGATGCTGAAGCGTTTACCCGGGCTGTAATCGAACATTCACCGATTGGGATTTCCGTTCGCGACAGAAACGGGAATCTCCTTCTTTACAACGATGCATGGCTGAAGATATGGGATATCTGGGAAAATGATCTGGACGACTATCTTCATCGTAAGCGAGACAAGTTGGAACTGGATAACCGCGATAGCTACCTCGGGACTTATCGTGAAGCGGTGACTCGAGTATATCATGAAGGAGGCCGTCTGGTCATTCCTGAGATACAAATCGAAAGCAGGCGCAAGAAGGGAGTCCGCTGGGTAAGTCAGTATTTCCAGGCCATCACTGATGCCGAAGGAAAGGTGGATCGGGTAGTTATTCTGACCATCGATGCCACGGAGCGCCATCGGGCGGAGCAGGCTATGCATTGTTCCGAGGATAAATACCGCACTTTATGGGAATCAATTCCACTTGGTTTGTTCAGAACCCTTCCTTCCGGCAGGTTTCTCTCGGCCAATCCTGCGGCCGTGAAGATGTTTGGATATAATTCCGAACAGGAAGTGCTGGAGATATTGGCCGGTGATCTTTATTGTGATCCGAAGGTGCGAGTCGAAGCGACTCGATCCCTGCGATTTGAAAACTCTCGATTAAAACACCAGATTCAGCTCAAACGTAAGGACGGTTCGACGTTCTGGGCAACATCCAGCGTTCAGGCAACGACCAATTCTCGGGGTGAAATCATTCATTTTGACGGTGTTCTGGAAGATATCACACCCCAGCGTCAGGCCGAACAGGATTGGCGAGAATCAGAGCGGAAGTATCGTGAACTGGTTGAGCACGCTCAAATCGCGATTGTCGAGGATGATGTCGAAGGTAATTTCACCTTCTTGAATCATAAATTCTCCGAACTACTTGGCTACAGTTTGAGTGAATTGAGCCGGATGAAGGTTTTCGATATTATTCTTCCCGATGACCGCGACAAGGTCATGCGGATTCATAGCGATCGCTATAATGATCTCGAACCGGTAACGCGCTATGAATTCCGCGGACTGAGAAAAGACGGATCTACCATATATCTCGAAACCTCGGTAACGGAACTGCGCCACGACGATAAAATTACTGGATCCCGTGCCTACATCTGGGATGTGAGTGAGAGAAAGCGAGCGGAGTATTCTCGCCTTGAAAGCGAAGAACGTTATCGTCGTCTCGTTGAGAATGCAACCGAGGGTATTGTCGTTACCCAGCAGGATATGGTTCGGTTTGTTAATCCAATCATGGAGAAGACCTCGGGATATACTGCCAATGAAGTGATCGGTCATCGTTTCACCGAGTTCCTTACGACCGAGGATCACGACCGGGTACTTGCATATAATATGCAACGGTATAAACGCAAGCTGGCCAATGCGGATGTGGGTGAGATTAGAATTGTAAGACGCGACGGCAGCATTATCTGGTATTCTTCGTCAAGTTGTCTGATAGAATGGGACGGCGCTCCGGCGACTTTAACGTTTCTGACCGATATCACGGATCAGCGGAAGACACTTCAGGCTCTGCGTGAAAGCGAAGAAAAATTCCGGTTGCTGTCGGAGCAGTCATTCATGGGAATTCTCATTCTTCAGGATGATCTGATTCGTTACGCGAATGAGGCCACGGCGAAGATATTTAATGCGGATCAGCGCAAACTGGTCGGATATGAGTTCAGTAACCTGCTCAAGTCGGTACATCCCTCGGATGTTGTCGTCGCGCGCAGACACAGCCGACAGGATATGCTTGACAGGAACCTGGCGGCCTCTCAGGCAACTTACCGGGTGAACGCCGGCAATAGTGGAATTCATTGGGTTGAACAGCATTGTAAATCGATCGAGTTCGGCGGCAAGTGCGCTACTTTCGTGACATTGCTCGATATTACCGAACGAGTCGATAACATGAAGCAGTTAATCCGTCTTTCAACGGCTGTTGAGCAGTCCGCTACCATGATTTCGATCGTCGATATCGACGGTTCTGTTGCATTCGTCAATCCTGAGTATTGTAAGGTAACGGGGTTTACGAGCGATGAACTGGTTGGTCATCAGTGCGAGATGCTGGGTAAACCTGCTCGTGAAAAAGAATTGTACAATAAAATGTGGGAGGCTGTCGGTGCTCGCCAGACGTGGAGTGGAAGCGTATCCTGTCATCGAAAGGATGGAGACGAGTTCTGGAAACGCTTGACTGTTTCTCCGATCATCGATGATAATGACGAACTCATCGGTTGTTTGACTGTCGGTGAAGATATGACCCGTGAAATGCGGACTCAGCAGAAGTTGACCGAAGTAGAAAAGCTCTCCGCCGTGGGTATGCTGGCCGCCGGAGTGGCTCACGAATTCCGTAATTACCTGGCCGGTATTATCGGTAATGCTTCGTTTGCCCGTGAGAATCTCGAAGAAAGCGGCGATCTGAATATGGCTTGTGAAACACTCGATCAGATCGTGGATATCGGTGAAAAAGCAAACGATCTGACTCTGTCGCTCTTATCCTATTCACGCGTCAGCGCCCATAATGCCCGCCCGGAGAATCTCAAGGACTTGATCCTGAATACCCTGCGCCTGGTCAAAAAGGAGATGCAGGTTCGTTCGGTGACTCTCCACATGGCGCTGGAAGATGTCCCGCCGGTTGATGTGACAGCCGCGAAAATTCAACAACTGCTTATTAACCTGTTGATCAACGCTCAACAAGCCATAAAAGGAGCCGGAGTCGTTTCGGTAGCTCTGACGGCTGATGATTCCCACGCTTATGTCAAGGTTGCAGATACCGGCGCCGGTATTCCTCGTGAAAATCTGGCCCGGGTATTCGATCCGTTCTTCTCGACCAAGGGAGTATGGGGTAAGGATGAGCAGCATGGTGTCGGCATGGGACTGGCCATTTGCCGCAACATTGCCCGTGAGCACGGTGGCGAGTTGACGGTAGAATCGGTTATCGATAAAGGTACTACATTCACTCTATCGCTGCCGCTGCAGCAGTTGTGTGATAAGGGAGGAATATCGGTGACCGGTGATCGGCGCTGTCGGATTGTCTGTATCAGTCTCAATAACAGTGTGCTGTCGAAATATCGTGACGAAGCGGCGGCTGCCGGCGCTGAGCTGTCACTTGAAGTCCCGGTTGAACGAGAAGATAATTCGAATCTTCCTGATCTGGTAATATGTGATGCTCGTTATGCGGGAAAGATGGAATTGATCAGAATGGCCGAGTCGTGTCGCTGCATAAATGTTCCCTATGTTCTGGTGAATTGCGGGGGACTCGACTACGAATTGGATAATCTGTTCGAAACCGCTCGGGCTCGTTTTCCCGAAGTGCCGTCGCTGAGCGATCTCATGAATCTGCTGGAAGTACGAGCCTCGCAAGAGGAATCTTGCTCCGGCTGA